GCAACCGGGGAGGTTGCGGTCAAGGCGGGCAGGGCATCCTGCGGGCGATTCAGCCCCGTCGGCACGTGACGCCGATCGGCGCCTGACGGATCAACGTTCGATCCGCACTTGCCGGATCAGCGCTTGCCGGGCTTGCCGCCGACAGGCTCCACTTTGACGTCGGTGCGGCGGGCGACGGCCTCGACGGTCTTCTCCTGCTCGGAGGCCGTCTTGGACAGGACGACCTCCTCGACCACGCGGGCCTCCTTGGTGATCTCCGGTGTTTCGGAGGTCGCCGTCAGTTCGACGGTCTTCTCCTCGAAGGCCGCCTTTCCCTCGTCCGGGCTGAGGGCCCGGTCAACCGTGCGATGTTCGACGTCCACTGTCTCGTCACGCAGCATGATGGTTTCCCGCACCGGGGTCTCGGTGACCTGCGATGTGAGCTTCATCCCGCCCTTGGCGACCCGGCGCTTGCCGATCCCGACCTCCTCGCTCACCACCTGGAGGGTTTCCTCTTCGACGTCGCGGCTGCCGGCCGCCTTCTGCGGTGCCGGAGCGGCGGGCAGATCGATGGCCCCGTTCTTGTCGAGGATCGCCTCCGCGGCGTCGGCATCCTGGTCGGCGATGTCGGCCGCCACCAGTGTGTGCCCCTGCCGGACGGCAGCGCCATAGCGATCGGCCAGTTCCTTGCGGAAGCCGTGTCCGAGCAGGCCCTGGGCCGCCTTGTCGGCGCTGTCGGCGCCGCCGAAGGTTTCGATGTCCTTTTCTTGGCAGCCCGCCGCGATCAGGGCCTGGAAGGCCTTCTTGGCGGAACCGGTTTCCTTGTAAAGTCCGACGACGATCGTGCTCATGATGCTCTCCGTTTGGATTTTGGGGTGTTTTGGATGGATGATTGAAGCGTTTCAGGCCGGCCGTTCCGCGGGATCGTCCACCGGATCGTCCGGAGTGGGGTCCTGTTCCACGATGACCTCCTGACGGCGCACCGTGATGCGGTCGGTCATCTTGCGGCTCGTGGTGCGGCGGGTGATCCGGACCTCCTCCACCAGCTTCAGGCGGACCTCGATGGTCGCCACCTCCTCGATCACCGAGATGATGGTCGTGTCGCCATCCTGGCGGTCGGGGATCGGATGATCGACGAACCGTCCGACGGGAACACGCTCGACCTCCAGCGTCTCCACCGTCAGCTCTGCTTCGACAGGCTGGATGTGTTCATGGTTGACGGTGCGGGCGCGAACGGTCCCGGTCACCTGTCCGCGCTTGTGCACGGTCACCTGTTCTTCGACGGCGAGAAGCGTCTGCGGCCCATTTTCAGAACTGGTCAACGGAGGTCCTCCTGCGGCTCTGGTGGGCAGTCGATTGGAACGACGGCCGCACGGGGCGTCAGGCGCCGAACCGGCCGGGGCTCTGCTTCACATCGTCCGTCAGGCGTGACGCGGC
This region of Azospirillum thiophilum genomic DNA includes:
- a CDS encoding YsnF/AvaK domain-containing protein, with the protein product MSTIVVGLYKETGSAKKAFQALIAAGCQEKDIETFGGADSADKAAQGLLGHGFRKELADRYGAAVRQGHTLVAADIADQDADAAEAILDKNGAIDLPAAPAPQKAAGSRDVEEETLQVVSEEVGIGKRRVAKGGMKLTSQVTETPVRETIMLRDETVDVEHRTVDRALSPDEGKAAFEEKTVELTATSETPEITKEARVVEEVVLSKTASEQEKTVEAVARRTDVKVEPVGGKPGKR
- a CDS encoding DUF2382 domain-containing protein; this encodes MTSSENGPQTLLAVEEQVTVHKRGQVTGTVRARTVNHEHIQPVEAELTVETLEVERVPVGRFVDHPIPDRQDGDTTIISVIEEVATIEVRLKLVEEVRITRRTTSRKMTDRITVRRQEVIVEQDPTPDDPVDDPAERPA